The following are from one region of the Micromonas commoda chromosome 12, complete sequence genome:
- a CDS encoding predicted protein, translated as MATVISSAARLRVPRPSRGARDLIARAASSSSNPGDGGESGDEGAYVVVFRGKEIRAKPGQRLRTALLLGGESPHNGGANAINCRGLGTCGTCAVEIVPSGAVTPRDWTDAERIRLNFPPHGPPGNSRLRLSCQVRLGGDCEVVKRDKFWGQGDDVLGPRRDDETEGMTTPPLGALEFLLDGDEWREGGALGTGLGLRRSGRSDDGER; from the coding sequence ATGGCGACCGTCATTTCTTCCGCGGCACGTCTCAGGGTTCCCAGGCCCTCGCGGGGTGCTCGTGACCTtatcgctcgcgccgcgtcgtcgtcttcgaaTCCAGGCGATGGCGGGGAGTCTGGAGACGAAGGAGCCTACGTCGTCGTGTTCCGAGGAAAGGAGATCAGAGCGAAACCCGGCCAGAGACTCCGCACCGCGCTGCTACTGGGCGGGGAGTCCCCTCACAACGGAGGTGCGAACGCGATAAACTGCCGCGGGCTCGGCACCTGTGGCACGTGCGCGGTGGAGATTGTCCCGTCCGGTGCGGTGACACCCCGGGACTGGACAGACGCCGAGAGGATCAGACTCAACTTCCCACCGCACGGACCACCCGGGAACTCCAGGCTCAGGCTATCGTGCCAGGTGAGGTTGGGTGGCGACTGCGAGGTGGTGAAGCGGGACAAGTTCTGGGGccagggcgacgacgtgctcgggCCGAGACGGGACGACGAAACGGAggggatgacgacgccgccgctcggagCGTTGGAGTTtctgctcgacggcgacgagtggCGAGAAGGAGGGGCGTTGGGGACGGGTTTAGGGTTAAGAAGGAGCGGAcggagcgacgacggggagcgaTGA
- a CDS encoding predicted protein: MSATARASVVVARPRPPPREVSCESLARHGRRRAISSIVAVAASTLGWRAPPPCFATSSDEEISSLRAKAVDAFSSRDFPAARDALRRLARLEPDNPSWREALGQCYVDAGEESDFASAAEEFSLALKMIDDADLESRARILSNRALAWEGAGRWDDALGDYDAALAAASDAGLPPDPYVLNSRGKCLASLGEYESARDAFLGSARAFGDAGGVNTARNNKIRGDGYTFAASNAALTLAQLGDVDAARAEMEKVSRRAPGNVDMRAGLAAIYWSEGRGEDAEREWEFACDRISVGCSKYRSREWLTNVRRWPPKMVELLDSFLRVS; this comes from the coding sequence atgagcgcgacggcgcgtgctTCGGTGGTTGTCGCGCGgccccgtccaccgccgcgcgaggttTCGTGCGaatcgctcgcgcgccatgggaggaggcgcgcgatatcttccatcgtcgcggtggccgcgtcgacgctggGATGGAGAGCTCCGCCCCCTTGTTTTGCCACGTCCTCCGATGAGGAGATTTCGTCGCTGCGAGCcaaggcggtggacgccttCTCTTCCCGAGACTTCCCcgcagcgcgcgacgcgctgcggcGACTGGCGCGTCTGGAGCCCGATAATCCCTCCTGGCGCGAAGCCTTGGGTCAGTGCTACGTCGATGCCGGCGAGGAGTCCGACTttgcctccgcggcggaggagttcAGCTTGGCGCTCAAGATgattgacgacgccgacctcgAGTCGAGGGCCAGGATACTCAGTAACAGGGCGCTCGCGTGGGAGGGCGCGGGTAGGTGGGACGATGCCCTCGGAGactacgacgccgcgctggccgccGCATCCGACGCCGGGCTGCCCCCGGATCCCTACGTCCTCAACTCGCGCGGCAAatgcctcgcgtcgctcggcgagtacgagagcgcgagggacgcgttcctcggctcggcgcgggcgttcggcgacgcggggggcgtgaACACCGCCAGGAACAACAAGATCAGGGGGGACGGGTacacgttcgcggcgtccaacgcggcgtTGACCCTGGCGCAGCTCGGGgatgtcgacgccgccagAGCCGAGATGGAGAAGGTCTCCAGGCGCGCTCCGGGGAACGTGGACATGCGCGCGGGCCTGGCGGCGATCTACTGGTCGGAGGGGAGGGGCGAAGACGCGGAGAGGGAGTGGGAGTTCGCGTGCGATCGCATCAGCGTCGGGTGTTCGAAATACAGGTCCAGGGAGTGGTTGACTAACGTGAGGCGTTGGCCGCCGAAAATGGTGGAACTGTTGGACTCGTTCTTGCGCGTGTCGTGA
- a CDS encoding predicted protein: MSGRRSGGQWEAPSQVPFVVAAFRAWERTELITTDRLCTRIILWHSFLRLFLSASQSLFGLSSSWPEASLKGSQESRMWSLAGVLIVMVAHTWIMSARRVWYEAHREAVVVVVRFLTFTIPMAGYVLSGAWEVSRANLVVSRLLWGLLSTVGWHVDNLMSLVLQLTIFVMLRMGLALKVLVHDDNEIWRCSPLGLCWPTSRMPAARQAELSLERGFSFSTRGLIFDFFFLVVAPALILLVKARHSRLMFEVEVHRARASRGGSGVSDARGASRTSGVYVGHNFATINLLWERTRAWAPLLEFRDRAKEARFERWHRSHMVTADIVKCFITMMSSLAFHRRVLAEYTTPPDTLPNTLIFFGSNLLQAFVAVSNRRMYVQHRTSIMSVMRLLLYANSLLIFIGVAKVVYKQGKGADINIGADLHFILIGVLQGIGMHLLLRTLIAVMAGWGIMTVICRYVIKDLPTLSEAEGVVHLFQAEKLGLTFDWLKVMTGTEVLIFLFGIYAAVTVITSVLVEMYCRRLFRMMQEGADIQHGGGRSETLGQVLSEAGPTRRSERRRTSATTRR; the protein is encoded by the coding sequence ATGTCCGGAAGACGCAGCGGAGGCCAGTGGGAGGCTCCCTCTCAAGTCCCCTTCGTCGTTGCGGCGTTCCGCGCGTGGGAGAGGACGGAACTGATCACGACGGACAGGCTGTGCACGCGTATCATCCTATGGCACAGCTTTTTGCGGTTGTTCTTGTCCGCGTCACAATCCCTGTTCGgtctgtcgtcgtcgtggcccGAGGCGAGCTTGAAGGGTTCACAAGAGTCACGCATGTGGTCCCTCGCCGGAGTACTCATTGTGATGGTCGCGCACACGTGGATTATGAGCGCTAGGCGCGTGTGGTATGAGGCACATCGCGAAGCCGTCGTGGTTGTTGTTCGTTTTTTAACGTTCACGATCCCGATGGCTGGGTACGTGCTCAGCGGCGCGTGGGAAGTGTCGCGGGCGAACCTCGTAGTCTCACGATTATTGTGGGGACTATTGAGCACGGTGGGATGGCATGTTGACAATCTGATGAGTCTGGTCCTTCAGCTGACGATTTTCGTCATGCTTCGTATGGGACTGGCGCTGAAGGTCCTCGTCCATGACGACAACGAGATTTGGCGGTGTTCACCCCTCGGGTTGTGTTGGCCGACATCCAGGATGCCGGCCGCGCGACAGGCCGAACTGTCTCTGGAGCGGggcttctccttctccacgCGCGGCTTAATATTCgacttcttcttcttggtGGTTGCTCCGGCGCTCATCCTTCTTGTCAAGGCGAGGCACTCGCGGCTGATGTTTGAAGTCGAGGTCCACAGGGCcagggcgtcgcgaggagggAGCGGGGTGTCGGACGCTCGGGGAGCCAGCCGTACCTCTGGGGTTTACGTCGGGCACAACTTCGCGACGATTAATCTTCTGTGGGAGCGCACGAGGGCATGGGCGCCTCTCTTGGAGTTCCGCGACcgggcgaaggaggcgcgaTTCGAGCGTTGGCACAGGTCGCACATGGTAACCGCGGATATCGTCAAATGTTTCATCACCATGATGTCCTCGTTGGCTTTTCACAGGCGCGTGTTGGCGGAATACACCACTCCTCCAGATACGCTCCCCAACACCTTGATCTTTTTTGGCAGCAACTTGCTGCAGGCGTTCGTAGCGGTATCAAACAGGAGGATGTACGTGCAGCATCGCACGTCCATTATGAGTGTGATGCGGCTGCTGTTATATGCCAACAGCTTGTTGATCTTCATCGGGGTTGCAAAGGTAGTTTACAAACAGGGTAAAGGCGCCGACATAAATATAGGTGCCGACTTGCACTTCATTTTGATTGGGGTTCTGCAGGGGATTGGTATGCACCTGCTTTTGCGCACTCTCATAGCTGTCATGGCGGGGTGGGGCATCATGACCGTGATATGCCGGTACGTCATCAAAGATCTCCCCACGTTATCTGAAGCAGAGGGGGTGGTTCACCTCTTCCAGGCCGAGAAGCTTGGGTTAACGTTCGATTGGTTGAAAGTAATGACGGGGACTGAGGTGTTGATTTTTCTGTTCGGGATTTACGCAGCTGTCACCGTTATCACGTCTGTCTTGGTTGAGATGTACTGCAGGAGGTTATTCCGGATGATGCAAGAAGGCGCGGACATCCAACACGGAGGCGGGCGATCCGAGACTCTTGGCCAAGTCTTGAGCGAGGCGGGACCGACGAGGCGtagcgagcggcggcggacgtcggcgacgacacgGAGATGA